A single region of the Myripristis murdjan chromosome 3, fMyrMur1.1, whole genome shotgun sequence genome encodes:
- the LOC115380651 gene encoding homeodomain-interacting protein kinase 2-like, with protein sequence MKWARCGLALHSTTCRLRILCQKDFNMKKKKLSFPAHPLTTLQLSVSTEDSLKSSNYVELSRLGEGGFGTVSRCLKQDTNKIVAVKRLKDRQTNAEKEISMLERLRSFVAHKYNMVRFYESFQKDGYTFLVFEALDISLYDYMRQRDFAPLSLYDIKWIIKQLARAFAVLRLMEVIHTDVKPDNIMLVDHRRKPLRVKLIDFGLAIPVSEAKQGSCLQPIYWRSPEILLGLQFSEAIDMWSLGCVMAQMLLGYLLFPGDSEYDVMRFIVELLGRPDDYLLKAGLRTKLFFELTPFYHWRRCWRLKSPVKYSRDARRYSFRSLVQLKEILADQNKAEADDIRDCVDLIKALLEVNPAWRITPPELLGHPFLLRRIFDRPCRQTRPRPLKLESAEGRSSPQLLVIKDSSPQKTEEALREVTDAMTEGHTDMSLEALGTNEETAVITEETMPLNTTEVGAATSPAVDLGVVSVCAPQSRAAAAPATATNRANSTHTTPDITQPEKKRRGGRVRRFFSRLLRVIQGVNNRVSVV encoded by the exons ATGAAGTGGGCAAGATGTGGACTTGCTCTTCATTCTACCACATGCAGATTGAG GATTCTGTGCCAGAAAGatttcaacatgaaaaaaaagaaactgagttTTCCTGCTCACCCCCTGACAACCCTTCAGCTCTCGGTCTCCACTGAAGACTCCCTCAAGTCCAGCAACTATGTGGAGCTGAGCAGACTGGGTGAGGGAGGTTTTGGAACTGTGAGCCGATGCCTCAAACAGGACACCAACAAAATCGTGGCTGTCAAACGgctcaaagacagacagacaaacgcTGAAAAGGAG ATATCCATGTTAGAAAGGCTGCGATCTTTTGTCGCCCACAAGTACAACATGGTCCGCTTTTATGAGAGCTTCCAGAAGGATGGGTACACTTTTCTGGTGTTCGAGGCCTTGGACATCAGCCTCTATGATTACATGAGGCAGAGGGACTttgcccctctgtctctgtatgACATCAAATGGATCATCAAACAG CTGGCCAGAGCGTTTGCCGTCCTGAGGCTCATGGAGGTGATCCACACAGATGTTAAACCAGATAACATCATGCTGGTGGATCACCGCAGGAAGCCCCTGAGGGTCAAACTGATTGATTTTGGGTTGGCCATCCCAGTCTCTGAGGCCAAGCAGGGCTCCTGTCTTCAACCCATTTACTGGAG GTCTCCAGAAATCCTTTTGGGCCTCCAGTTTTCCGAGGCCATCGACATGTGGTCCCTTGGCTGTGTGATGGCTCAGATGCTGCTGGGCTATTTACTCTTCCCTGGAGACAGTGAATATGACGTG ATGAGATTCATCGTCGAGCTGCTGGGTCGACCAGATGATTACCTTTTGAAAGCTGGACTAAGAACAAAGCTGTTCTTCGAACTAACGCCGTTCTACCACTGGCGGCGATGCTGGAGACTCAAG AGCCCAGTGAAGTACAGCAGAGATGCCAGGAGGTACAGCTTCAGGTCTCTAGTTCAGCTCAAGGAG ATTCTGGCTGACCAGAACAAGGCTGAGGCAGATGACATCAGGGACTGTGTTGACCTGATAAAGGCACTTCTCGAGGTGAATCCCGCATGGAGGATTACCCCACCTGAACTCCTCGGGCACCCATTCCTGTTAAGGCGCATCTTTGACCGCCCCTGCCGCCAGACCAGGCCTCGGCCACTGAAGTTGGAAAGTGCTGAGGGCAGGAGCAG ccccCAGCTCCTTGTGATCAAGGACTCCAGCCCTCAGAAGACTGAGGAGGCCCTCAGAGAAGTCACTGATGCCATGACTGAGGGTCACACTGACATGTCATTGGAGGCCCTCGGTACAAATGAAGAGACTGCTGTCATAACTGAGGAGACGATGCCACTCAACACCACAGAG GTCGGAGCTGCCACTTCTCCAGCCGTGGACTTGGGTGTGGTGAGCGTTTGTgctccacagagcagagcagctgcagctcctgccaCTGCCACCAACAGGGCCAACAGCACTCACACCACACCTG ACATCACCCAGcctgagaagaagaggagagggggcaGAGTGAGGCGCTTCTTCTCCAGGTTGCTGAGGGTAATTCAAGGTGTGAACAACCGTGTCAGTGTGGTGTGA